From a region of the Helianthus annuus cultivar XRQ/B chromosome 5, HanXRQr2.0-SUNRISE, whole genome shotgun sequence genome:
- the LOC110942405 gene encoding zinc-finger homeodomain protein 1, translating to MEFDEHEEHEDEIVGIQLPVPPVKTTGGGGYRYKECLKNHAVGIGRQAVDGCGEFMAAGEEGTLDGLKCAACNCHRNFHRKEVEGQQRDNQHIQHQHHHHHHQPQYITAAPYNYHQRPAGYLHMKPVPSSVHQQRPLALPSSASREDLEENSNPSSSGGGGGSGSRKRFRTKFTTVQKEQMLAFSETLGWRIQKQDEAAVQQFCAETGVKRHVLKVWMHNNKHTIGKKP from the coding sequence ATGGAGTTTgatgaacacgaagaacacgAGGATGAAATCGTTGGAATTCAGCTGCCAGTGCCACCGGTGAAAACCACCGGTGGCGGTGGGTACCGGTATAAGGAGTGTTTAAAAAACCATGCTGTAGGCATTGGCCGTCAAGCGGTGGACGGATGCGGAGAGTTTATGGCGGCAGGAGAAGAAGGTACACTAGACGGGCTAAAATGCGCCGCCTGTAACTGCCATAGGAATTTTCATCGCAAAGAGGTAGAAGGTCAACAACGagataatcaacatattcaacaccagcatcatcatcatcatcatcaaccgcAGTATATCACTGCAGCACCGTACAACTACCACCAGCGGCCGGCAGGATACCTGCACATGAAACCGGTTCCTTCCTCCGTTCACCAGCAGCGTCCGCTAGCTCTGCCGTCGTCCGCATCGAGAGAAGATCTGGAGGAGAATTCAAACCCTAGCTctagcggtggtggtggtggttctgGTTCGAGAAAGCGGTTCCGAACGAAATTTACAACAGTTCAAAAGGAGCAGATGCTGGCGTTTTCGGAGACGTTAGGGTGGCGTATTCAGAAGCAAGATGAGGCTGCCGTACAACAGTTTTGTGCTGAAACAGGTGTGAAAAGGCATGTTCTTAAGGTCTGGATGCACAATAACAAGCACACAATTGGtaagaaaccctaa
- the LOC110944235 gene encoding transcription factor SAC51 — MVCQSAGQTRFRALKHLNGTAGSATIIVKVIACFQPLQDCQAEYFRHLLKPMEKGLNSWSRDQNIDWQPLNPNVSSAQFGLGPRVTFPSFGNSISPPVYHEPCGWFYGLPRYRQGIVPTVNSIAKEVKEKLPEASPVVARETNGLQKKFLVFDQSGDQTTMMYGLGVGPSSTRYQFPSLNKPKPQFGSHIVCVDKLVEENDGNDSQSEMREDTEELNALLYSDDDYDDEDEANDDETSTGHSPCSMTGGQKRELESVEEEEVASSGGPVKRRKKQDVGSFVNTLEDTASSGESGINCSGNGVFEEEYDDISCSNKKLRIAKMKETINVLQNLIPGDKNGKNVIMVIDEAIHYLTSLKVKAKALGLDSLRC; from the exons ATGGTGTGTCAATCGGCTGGACAAACAAGATTTCGGGCTTTGAAACATTTAAATGGAACCGCTGGGAGCGCCACCATAATCGTTAAAGTTATAGCATGCTTTCAACCTCTTCAAGATTGTCAG GCCGAATACTTCCGTCATTTGCTTAAACCT ATGGAAAAGGGTTTAAATTCCTGGTCCCGAGACCAGAATATCGATTGGCAACCGTTGAATCCGAATGTATCGAGCGCCCAATTCGGTTTAGGGCCTCGAGTTACGTTCCCGTCTTTTGGGAATTCGATTTCCCCACCCGTTTACCATGAACCCTGCGGTTGGTTCTACGGCTTGCCAAGATACCGTCAGGGTATTGTCCCGACGGTCAACTCTATAGCGAAAGAAGTCAAAGAGAAGCTTCCGGAAGCAAGCCCTGTTGTGGCTCGAGAAACGAACGGGTTACAAAAGAAGTTTCTTGTGTTTGATCAATCGGGTGATCAAACAACTATGATGTATGGTTTGGGTGTCGGGCCCTCCTCGACCCGTTACCAATTTCCTTCCTTGAATAAACCAAAACCGCAATTTGGATCACACATAGTTTGTGTTGATAAACTAGTTGAAGAAAATGACGGAAATGATTCACAAAGCGAGATGCGAGAGGATACCGAAGAGCTTAATGCGTTACTGTACTCCGACGATGATTATGACGATGAAGACGAAGCTAATGACGATGAAACGAGTACGGGCCATTCCCCTTGTTCCATGACGGGTGGACAAAAACGGGAACTTGAAAGCGTCGAAGAAGAGGAAGTTGCGAGTTCTGGTGGACCCGTGAAAAGACGTAAGAAACAAGACGTGGGTAGTTTTGTAAATACGCTCGAGGACACTGCGAGTTCAGGGGAATCTGGAATCAACTGTTCTGGTAATGGAGTGTTTGAGGAAGAGTATGATGATATATCATGTAGTAATAAGAAATTACGAATAGCGAAAATGAAGGAGACGATAAATGTGCTTCAAAATCTGATTCCCGGTGATAAAAATGGCAAAAATGTAATTATGGTAATCGATGAAGCTATTCATTACTTGACAAGTTTGAAGGTGAAAGCAAAAGCTTTAGGGCTTGATTCTTTAAGATGTTAA